From a region of the Streptomyces venezuelae genome:
- a CDS encoding polysaccharide deacetylase family protein: MRITTSSARRRRAGYVAAAALLGLLAAAGTPAYAATDGSVGRTPDAPPAGHSAPAGTAGAAQGAAQGAAQGASGVPLGISRLAQGAGRQVAITIDDGPDPRWTPQVLETLRKNHVKATFCMIGTKAQKYPELVRAVAADGHQLCDHSVDHDVTMDHKPVAYQRQQILEGKAMIEKAVPGVPVTYYRAPGGAFTPDSRAIAAASGMRPLGWSVDPKDWSRPGLKAILSTVQGKLPQQPTVLFHDGGGDRSETVAALKEYLPWLTEQGYGFSFPARTTP; the protein is encoded by the coding sequence ATGCGCATCACCACCAGTTCCGCACGTCGTCGACGGGCGGGGTACGTCGCCGCGGCCGCACTCCTGGGCCTCCTGGCGGCAGCGGGCACCCCGGCGTACGCCGCCACGGACGGCTCGGTGGGCCGCACGCCGGACGCGCCTCCCGCCGGACACTCCGCACCGGCCGGAACCGCAGGCGCCGCCCAGGGGGCGGCTCAGGGCGCCGCCCAGGGAGCCTCCGGGGTCCCGCTGGGGATCTCCCGGCTGGCGCAGGGCGCGGGCCGCCAGGTCGCGATCACCATCGACGACGGCCCGGACCCCCGCTGGACGCCCCAGGTCCTGGAGACGCTGCGGAAGAACCACGTCAAGGCCACGTTCTGCATGATCGGCACCAAGGCGCAGAAGTACCCGGAGCTCGTCCGCGCGGTGGCCGCCGACGGGCACCAGCTGTGCGACCACTCCGTCGACCACGACGTCACGATGGACCACAAGCCCGTCGCCTACCAGCGGCAGCAGATCCTCGAAGGCAAGGCCATGATCGAGAAGGCCGTTCCGGGGGTCCCCGTGACCTACTACCGTGCGCCGGGCGGAGCCTTCACCCCGGACAGCCGCGCGATCGCCGCCGCGAGCGGGATGCGGCCGCTGGGCTGGAGCGTCGATCCCAAGGACTGGAGCCGGCCCGGCCTGAAGGCCATCCTCTCCACGGTGCAGGGCAAGCTCCCGCAGCAGCCGACGGTGCTCTTCCACGACGGGGGCGGCGACCGCAGCGAGACCGTCGCCGCGCTGAAGGAGTACCTGCCCTGGCTCACCGAGCAGGGCTACGGCTTCTCCTTCCCGGCGCGCACCACCCCGTAG